In Aquincola tertiaricarbonis, the genomic stretch ATGTGCTCGGTGGAGCCACGCGAACCGCCGCCCCACTTCACGCTGCCGGGGTCCTTCTTCAGCTGCGCGACCACGTCTTCCATGGTCTTGAAGGGCGAGTTGGCCGGCAGCACGAACACGTTGTATTCGCTGGACAGGCGCGCGATCGGCGTGGCCTGCGACAGCTGCACCGGCGGCTTGCCAGTGATGATGCCGCCCAGCATCACCGCGCCCATCACCATCAGCGAGTTGCCGTCGCCCTTGGTGCTGTTGACGAACTGGGCCAGGCCGATGGTGCCGGCCGCGCCGCCCTTGTTCTCGTAGCTCACGGTGGCCGCGGCGCCGGAGTCGATCAGGGCCTTGCCCAGCGCACGGCCGGTGGTGTCCCAGCCGCCGCCCGGGTTGGCCGGGATCATCATCTTCAGGTTGGACGCAGCCCAGGCCGACATCGGCAAGGCGCCGGAAGCGGCCAGGGCCGCCAGGGATTTCAGGAAGGTGTCGCGACGCATGGTGTCTCCAGACGGAAGCGTTCTAGTGAAAATGCCGGGGCGATCTTCGCCAAGAAAGCTGTCAAACGGCTGTCCAACCACCTAGGGAAAGCGCTAGGCCCCCCGGCCCGGCTGCGCATGCATGAAGCTGCTGCTCATCGAAGACAACCCCACCATGCAGACCACGCTGCAGCGCTCGTTCCAGCGCCGCGGCTTCCAGGTGGTGGTGTGCGGCGAAGGGGGCCGCGCCCTCGACCGCTGGGCTGCCAGCGTGCCCGACGTGGTGCTGCTGGACCTGAGCCTGCCCGACGTGGACGGGCTGGACGTGCTGGCCCAGGCCCGCCAGCGCGGCTACACCACGCCGGTGCTCATCCTCACCGCCCGCAGCACCGTGGGCGACCGGGTGCTGGGCCTGAACACCGGTGCCGACGACTACCTGGCCAAGCCCTTCGACCTGGACGAGCTGGAAGCCCGGGTGCAAGCCCTGGCCCGCCGTGCCGGCAAGGCCATGGCGCCGGCACCCGAGTTCTGCGGCCTGCGGGTGGACGCGGCCAGCGGCGCCATCTACCACCTGGGCCAGCCGATGGACCTGTCGCCGCGCGAGGCGGCGCTGCTGCGCGGCCTGCTGGCCCAACCCGGCCAGGCGGTGGCCCGCGAGCGGCTGTTCGAGCTGGTGTTCCCGGGCGATGCCAGCGCGCAGGCCGAGGCCATCGAGGTGGTGGTGTACCGGCTGCGCAAGCGCCTGGCCGGCACCGGCGCCCAGCTGGTCACGCTGCGCGGCCTGGGCTACCTGCTCAAGGGATGAAGCCGCCCCTCCTGATGCGGCTGCGCCGGCGGCTGGCGCGGCTGTCGGTGCGCAGCCGGCTGCTGTGGGGCCTGCTGCTGCCCATGCTGGCGGTGGTGGCGCTGAACACCGCCAGCTTGTATAGACAAGCCTTGCGCTCGGCCAACACCGCCTACGACCGCACGCTGCTGGCCTCGGCCAAGTCCCTGGGCGAGCTGCTGGCGGTGGAACGCGTGGCCGGCCGCCAGCGCGTCACCACCTCGGTGCCCTACTCCGCGCTGGAAGCCTTCGAGTCCGACAACCGCAGCCGCATCTTCTACAAGGTGCTGGGCTTCGACGGCGAGCTGGTGGCCGGCTACGCCGACCTGCCCGACTGGCGCGGCCAGCTGCCGCCCAAGGGGCCCTACGCGGCCCTGGTGGACTTCTACGACGACTTCTACCTGGACCAGCCGGTGCGGGTGGCGGTGCTGCTGCAGCCGGTGGCCAGCGCGGCGGGCATGGGCACGGCCACCATCCTGGTGGCCGAGACGCTGGAGCTGCGCCAGACGCTGGCGCGCCAGATCCTGGTGGACACGGTGTGGCGCCAGGCGGCGCTGCTGGCGGTGCTGGCGCTGGTGGTGGTGCTGGTGGTGCAAAGCGCCACCCGCCCGGTGCGCGAGCTGAGCGCGCTGCTGCGCCAGCGCCGCGAAGGCGACCTGACGCCGGTGGAGGCGCAGGGCGCGCCGCAGGAGCTGCGGCCGCTGATGGAAGCCACCAACGAGGTGATGCAGCGCCTGCAGCACCTGCTGGACCACCAGAAACGCTTCGTGCGCGATGCCTCGCACCAGCTGCGCACGCCGCTGGCGGTGCTGAAGGCGCAGGTGCAGTCGGCCCAGCGCGGCGACGTGCCGCCGGCGCAGGCGCTGCAGGAGATCGCCACCACCGTGGAGGGCGCCACCGACCTGGCCAACCAGATGCTGGCCCTGGCCAAGCTGGAGCAGCTGCGCCAGCAGGGCGCACCGGCCGCTGAAGACTGGGCGCCCATCGTGCGCCAGGTGGCGCTGGACATCGCGCCGCTGTCGGCCGACCGCGGGCTCGATTTTTCGCTGGACACGGTGCCGGCCCGGGTCTGCGCCCATCCCTGGGCGCTGCGTGAACTCACCCGCAACCTGCTGCACAACGCCATCAAGCACGGCCCGCCGGGCAGCGCGCTGCAGGTGCGGCTGGCAGTGGACGGCGGCGAGGCCGTGCTGACGGTGAGCGACGAAGGACCGGGCATCGGCGAGCCGCTGCGCCGCCGGCTGTTCCAGCCCTTCAGCGCCGGCGAGCCAGGCAGCGGCTCGGGCCTCGGGCTCGCCATTTGCCGCGAAATCGTCGAGCCGCTGGGCGGCCGCATCGCGCTGGACAACCGGCCCGGCCCACAAGGGGTGCAGGGGCTGGACGCGGTGGTGCGGCTGCCGCTCGCGGACAATGCCGGCCGCCCATGACGAGCAAACCCAAAAACGACGACAGCGAGCGCGACGGCCCCCGCCTGGACAAATGGCTGTGGGCCGCGCGCTTTTTCAAGACCCGCTCCCTGGCGGCCGACGAGATCGGCAAGGGCCGGGTGAGCGTGAACGAGCAGGTGGCCAAGGCCTCGCGCGAGCTGCGCGTGGGCGACCAGGTGCAGTTCCGCCAGGGTCCGGTGCAGCGCACCGTGCGGGTGCTGGGCCTGAGCCACGTGCGCGGTCCGGCGCCGGTGGCCCAGGCGCTGTACGAAGAAACGCCCGAAAGCATCGCGCGCCGCGAACTGATGGCCCAGCAGCGGCGCCAGGGCGTGGAGCCGGCCGCCAGCATCGAGCAGGGCCGCCCCACCAAGCGCGACCGCCGCACCCTGACCGATTGGCAGCGCTGGAGCGCGTCGGTGGACGATGCGGTCGGCGACGAAGATTCCTGACCGATTTTCATCAACCTTGCTGCGTGCAGGCCCTCTTGAAACCGGGCAATCGCTCCCCAAGTCCCTCGCAGCTCCCTCTTTGCTTGAAACAACGATGACGTCGAACGACCCTTCCCAACCCGGTTTCAACGCCGCCGGCCAGCCGGCCGACGCCACCGCACCCGGCACCACCGCCGCCCCGGAGGCGGCTGCCCCGGCACCTGCGCCTGCGCCGGAAGCGGCTGCGCCCTCGGCCGAGGCCCGCCTGGCCGAGCTGGAAGCCAAGCATGCGGAGGTGGCCGACGCCTACCTGCGCTCCAAGGCCGAGGCGGAGAACACCCGCCGCCGCGCCGAGGAAGAAGTGGCCAAGGCCCGCAAGTTCGCGGTGGAAGGTTTTGCCGAGTCGCTGCTGCCGGTCAAGGACAGCCTGGAAGCGGCCATCGCCATCCAGAACGCCACCACCCAGCAAATGCTGGAAGGCGTGCACGCCACGCTGCGCCAGCTGACGCAGGCGCTGGAGCGCAACAAGGTGGTCGAGATCACGCCGCCGGCCGGCACCAAGTTCGACCCCCACCAGCACCAGGCCATCAGCGTGGTGCCGGCGGACCAGGAAGCCAACACGGTGGTCGCCGTGCTGCAAAAGGGTTATCTCATCGCCGAGCGCGTGCTGCGCCCGGCGCTGGTGACGGTGTCGGCGCCGAAATAAAGCCCTTGAAAAACAGCCGGGTTATCCACAACTCGGACCCAAGCAGATTTTTTGAGATTCAGGAGAACAGAACATGGGCAAGATCATTGGCATCGACCTCGGCACCACCAACTCGTGCGTCGCGGTCATGGAAGGCAACACCACTCGCGTGATCGAGAACAGCGAAGGTGCACGCACCACGCCGTCGATCATCGCGTACCAGGAAGACGGTGAGATCCTGGTCGGCGCCGCCGCCAAGCGCCAGGCCGTCACCAACCCGCGCAACACGCTGTACGCGGTCAAGCGCCTGATCGGTCGCAAGTTCACCGAGAAGGAAGTGCAGAAGGACATCGACCTGATGCCTTACACCATCGCCGCCGCCGACAACGGCGACGCCTGGGTGGAAGTGCGCGGCAAGAAGCTGGCGCCGCCGCAGGTCAGCGCCGAAGTGCTGCGCAAGATGAAGAAGACCGCCGAGGACTACCTGGGCGAGGAAGTGACCGAGGCCGTGATCACGGTGCCTGCGTACTTCAACGACGCGCAGCGCCAGGCCACCAAGGACGCCGGCCGCATCGCGGGCCTGGATGTCAAGCGAATCATCAACGAGCCCACCGCCGCGGCCCTGGCCTTCGGCCTGGACAAGCACGGCAAGGGCGACCGCAAGATCGCGGTGTACGACCTGGGCGGCGGCACCTTCGACATCTCGGTGATCGAGATCGCCGACGTCGATGGCGAGAAGCAGTTCGAAGTGCTGTCCACCAACGGCGACACCTTCCTGGGCGGTGAAGACTTCGACCAGCGCATCATCGACTACATCATTGCCGAGTTCAAGAAAGAACAAGGCGTCGACCTGACCAAGGACGTGCTGGCCCTGCAGCGCCTGAAGGAAGCCGCCGAGAAGGCCAAGATCGAGCTGTCGAACTCGTCGCAGACCGACATCAACCTGCCCTACATCACGGCCGATGCCTCGGGTCCGAAGCACCTGAACATCAAGCTCACCCGCGCCAAGCTGGAAAGCCTGGTCGACGAGCTGATCGAGCGCACGATCGAGCCCTGCCGCATCGCCATCAAGGATGCCGGCGTGAAGGTCGGCGACATCGACGACGTGATCCTGGTCGGCGGCATGACCCGCATGCCCAAGGTGCAGGAGAAGGTCAAGGAGTTCTTCGGCAAGGAGCCGCGCAAGGACGTCAACCCCGACGAAGCCGTCGCCGTGGGCGCCGCCGTGCAAGGCCAGGTGCTGGGCGGTGAGCGCAAGGACGTGCTGCTGCTGGACGTCACCCCGCTGAGCCTGGGCATCGAAACCCTGGGCGGCGTGATGACCAAGATGATCAAGAAGAACACCACGATCCCGACCAAGTTCAGCCAGGTGTTCTCCACCGCCGACGACAACCAGCCGGCGGTGACCATCAAGGTGTTCCAGGGCGAGCGCGAGATGGCCTCGGGCAACAAGAGCCTGGGCGAATTCAACCTGGAAGGCATTCCGCCGGCCCCGCGCGGCGTGCCCCAGGTGGAAGTCACCTTCGACATCGACGCCAACGGCATCCTGCACGTGAGCGCCAAGGACAAGGGCACCGGCAAGGAAAACAAGATCACCATCAAGGCGAACTCGGGCCTGTCCGAGGCCGAGATCGAGAAGATGGTGAAGGACGCCGAGCTGAACGCCGCCGAGGACGCCAAGAAGCTGGAGCTGGTGCAGGCCCGCAACCAGGGCGAGGCGCTGGTGCACTCGGTCAAGAAGAGCGTGTCCGAGCATGGCGACAAGCTGGATGCGCCCGAGAAGGAAAAGATCGAGGCCGCGCTGAAGGACCTGGAAGAGTCGCTCAAGGGTGAGGACAAGGCCGACATCGACGCCAAGACCGAAGCCCTGATGACCGCCAGCCAGAAGCTGGGCGAGAAGATGTACGGCGATGCGCAGGCGGCTGCCGCCGGCGCGGCCGGTGCAGCGGGTGCCACCGAGGGCGCGGCCCCCAAGAGCGAAGCACGTGCCGACGACGACAACGTGGTCGACGCCGACTTCAAGGAAGTGAAGAAGTGACGTGCTGAACGACGGCGGCGGCCCTGCCCGGTCCGCCCCCGACGTTCCTTGACTGCGCCGCGTCCGGGCGCGGGGTTGGCGTGAAACATGCCTCCCCGCCCCGGCGCGGCTTACTCGCTTGATTGAGCCCGTTTTTTGATGGCAACCCTCAATGGCAACTAAGCGCGACTACTACGACGTGCTCGGTGTTCCCAAGAACGCCGATGACGACGTCATCAAGAAGGCCTACCGCAAGCTGGCCATGAAGTACCACCCCGACCGCAACCAGGGGGAGGACGCTAAGAAGGCCGAGGAGAAGTTCAAGGAGGCCAAGGAGGCCTACGAGATGCTCTCCGACGCGCAGAAGCGCGCGGCCTACGACCAGTACGGCCATGCGGGCGTCGATCCGAACATGGGCATGGGCCGCGGCGGCCCGGGCCAGGAAGGTTTCGGCGGCTTCGCCGAAGCCTTCGGCGACATCTTCGGCGACCTCTTCGGCGCCCAGGGTGGCGGCGGCCAGCGTCGGGGCGGCGGCCAGCAGGTCTATCGCGGCAGCGACCTGTCGTACGCGATGGAAATCACGCTGGAAGAAGCGGCCAACGGCAAGGAAACGCAGATCCGCATTCCCACCTGGGACACCTGCGAGACCTGCAAGGGCTCGGGCGCCAAGCCCGGCACCAGCCCCAAGACCTGCACCAGCTGCAACGGCAGCGGCACGGTGCACCTGCGCCAGGGCTTCTTCAGCATCCAGCAGACCTGCCCGCACTGCCACGGCAGCGGCAAGATCATCCCCGAGCCCTGCACCACCTGCAACGGCGCCGGCAAGATCAAGCGCCAGAAGACGCTGGAGGTGAAGATCCCTGCCGGCATCAACGAAGGCATGCGCATCCGCTCGGCCGGCAACGGCGAGCCCGGCACCAACGGCGGCCCGCCCGGCGACCTGTACATCGAGATCCGGATCAAGCAGCACGAGATCTTCGAGCGCGACGGCGACGACCTGCACTGCTCCGTGCCCATCGGCCTGGCCACTGCGGCGCTGGGCGGCAGCATCGAGGTGCCCACGCTGGGCGGCAAGGCCGAGATCGAGCTGCCCGAAGGCACGCAGCACGGCAAGACCTTCCGCCTGCGCGGCAAGGGCATCAAGGGCATCCGCAGCAGCTACCCGGGCGACCTGTACTGCCACATCGCGGTGGAAACGCCGGTCAAGCTCACCGAGCACCAGCGCAAGCTGCTCAAGGAGCTGGACGAGTCCTTCAAGAAGGGCGGCGACAAGCACTCGCCCAACGCCAAGAGCTGGACCGACCGGGTCAAGGACCTGTTCAAGTAAGGCCGACGATCTGGGGATGCCGCCCGCCCGGGGCGGGCATGCCACTGCTATAAGCCGGTGCAGCGCCGAGCTGCATCCGGCGCGCAGGGGTCATGCATGGCGATGCTCCAGATCGGTGACAGCGGACCGGCGGTCCGCAAGCTGCAGCAGGCGCTGCTGGCAGCGGGCTTCAATCCCGGCAAGGCCGACGGTGACTTCGGCGCCGGCACCGAAGCCGCGGTGATGGCCTTCCAGCACAGCGCCGGCCTGCTGCACGACGGCATCGCCGGCCCCCGCACCTTGCGGGCGCTGGGTTTGGCCCGCAGCGACAAGCTGCCCTCGGCGGTCGACCGCTTCTCGGTGCAGGTGGTGGCGCAGATGTTCCCGCAGACGCCGCTGGCGCCCATCCGCGAGCACCTGCCGCCGGTGCTCCATGCCATGAAGGCCGCCGGCCTGGCCGACCGCGTGATGCTGCTGGCCGCGCTGGCCACCATTCGGGCCGAGACCGCGGGCTTCCTGCCCATCGACGAAGGCCCGTCGCGCTTCAACACCTCGCCACGCGGCCACCCCTTCGACCTGTACGACCGCCGCGCCGACCTGGGCAACCATGGTGAGCCGGACGGCGCCCGCTACAAGGGCCGCGGCTTCGTGCAGCTGACGGGCCGCCACAACTACACCGTGTATGCCGAACGCCTGCAGCAACCGCTGGTGGAGCAGCCCGAACTGGCCAACACGCCCGACGTGGCCGCCGCGGTGCTGGCGGCCTTCTTGAAGGACCGTGAGCTGCAGATCAAGTCGTCGTTGATGGAAGGCGACCTGCGGGCGGCGCGCCGCGCCGTCAACGGCGGCAGCCATGGCCTGGAGGCCTTTGCGGAGGCCTACCGTGTGGGCGACATGCTCACCGACGACGAGGACCTTTGAGCTGGGACGAGCCCGCTTCTAGAACAGGCTGCCCTGCGCCTGCTGCGCCGCCGTCTGCGGCCGGCGGAACTGGCTGAAGTCGAGCGGGATGCGCTCACGGTCCAGGCCCAGGCGCGCGGCCGCTTTCTTCACCCGCTGGTGCAGCAGCTCGGCCCACACGCCTTTCCCGCGCATGCGGCTGCCGAAGTGGGCGTCGTTGTCCTTGCCGCCGCGCATCTCGCGGATGCGGGCCATCACGCGATCGGCCCGGTCAGGGAAGTGCTGCTGCAGCCACTGCTGGAAGAGCGGATTCACCTCCCAGGGCAGACGCAGCACGATGCTGAAGGCGGTGCTGGCGCCTGCCTCGGCCGCCGCCGCCATGATCTGCTCGACCTCGGGCTCGTTGATGAAGGGAATGACCGGCGATACGCTGACGCCCACGCGGATGCCGGCCGCCGACAAGGCCTTGACCGTCTGCAGCCGGCGCTGGGGCGAAGCCGCCCGCGGCTCCAGGATGCGGGCCAGCTGGGGGTCGAGCGTGGTGATGGAGACGTAGGCCGAGGCCATGCGGCGGGCGGCCATCGGCGCGATGAGGTCGATGTCGCGCTCGATGCCGGCCGACTTGGTGATGACCGAGAACGGATGCTGTGCCTCGGCCAGCACCTCGATCACCGAGCGGGTGATGCGCAGCCGCCGCTCCACCGGCTGGTAGGCGTCGGTGGCCGAGCCGATGTTCAGCGGCAGGGGCTGGTAGCCGGGCCGGGACAGCGCCTGCCGCAGCCGCTCGGCCGCGTTCACCTTGGCGATGATGCGGGTCTCGAAATCCAGCCCCGGCGACAGGTTGAGGTAGCTGTGCGTGGGCCGCGCGAAGCAGTAGATGCAGCCGTGCTCGCAGCCCCGGTAGGGGTTGATCGACAGGTCGAAGGAGATGTCGGGCGAGTCGTTGCCCGACAGGATGGACTTGACGTTTTCTTCCACCAGCTCGGTGCCAGGGGCCACGTGCTCTTCTTGTGCGGCCTGCTCCAGCGCACCCCAGCCATCGTCGAAGGCTTCTCGCGCGTCGGAGGTGAAGCGGTGCTCGATGGCCCACACCGTGCCCCGGCCCTTGACGGGCGAACGGGGCGAATAGAGCAAGGTGGCGGCGGGTTGGGCATCGGGGCGCATACTGTTAATATATACAGTACTCGCCGCCTGTGCAAAGGCGGGGTCGCCGCTGCAGGTCAGTACTCGTCGCTGGCGCTGCCCGGAGCGAGGTTGTCGAACTTGGTCAGCGGCTTCAGGAAGGTGAGCTTCACCGTGCCCACCGGGCCGTTACGCTGCTTGCCGATGATGATCTCGGCCACGCCCGGCTCCTTCGAGTCCTTGTTGTAGTACTCGTCGCGGTAGATGAACATGATGACGTCCGCGTCCTGCTCGATGGCGCCTGATTCGCGCAGGTCGCTCATCATGGGCCGCTTGTCGGTGCGTGTTTCCACCGAGCGGTTGAGCTGCGACAGCGCGATCACCGGGCACTGCAGCTCCTTGGCCAGCGCCTTCAAACCGCGCGAGATCTCGCCGATCACCGTGGCGCGGTTTTCTTCGCTGCTGCTGCTGGTGCCGCTCATCAGCTGCAGGTAGTCGATGACGATCAAGCCCAGCTTGCCGCAGGTACGGGCCTGGCGCCGGGCGCGGGCGCGCAGTTCGGCCGGGTTGAGCGCCGGCGTCTCGTCGATGAACACGCTGGCCTTGGACAGCTTGTCCACCGCCTCGGTCAGGCGGCCCCATTCGTCGTCGCGCAGAGCGCCGGTACGCAGGTGCTGCTGGTCGATGCGGCCCAGCGAGCCCACCATCCGCAGCGCCAGCTGCGAGGCGCCCATTTCCATCGAGAACACCACCGCCGGCAGGCCTTCGTTCACCGCCACATGCTCGGCGATGTTCAGCGCAAAGGCCGTCTTGCCCATCGAGGGGCGGGCCGCCAGGATGATCAGGTCGCCCGGCTGCAGGCCCGCGGTCATGCGGTCCATGTCGTAGAAGCCGGTGCGCACGCCGGTCACTTCTTCGGCGCCGTTTTCGGCCAGCTCGGTCACGCGGTCGATCAGCTGCATGACCAGGTGGTCCATGCTCTGGAAGCCCTGCTTGGTGCGTGAGCCCTCTTCGCCGATCTTGAAGATCTTGCCTTCGGCCTCGTCCAGGATCTGCGACACCGCCCTGCCCTGCGGATTGAAGGCATTGGTGGCGATCTCGTCGCTGGCCTCGATCAGCTTGCGCAGGATGGCCCGCTCCCGCACGATCTCGGCATAGCGGCGCAGGTTGGCGGCGCTGGGCACGCTTTGCGCCAGCGCATTCAGGTACACCAGCCCGCCGCATTCTTCGGCCTTGCCCAGGCTTTGCAGCTGCTCGAACACCGTGATCACGTCGGCCGGCTTGTTGGCGTTGATCAGCTGGCCGATCACGCCATAGATGGCCTTGTGCTCGAAGCGGTAGAAGTCGGTTTCCTGCAGGATGTCGCCGGCACGGTCCCACGCGCCGTTGTCGAGCAACAGGCCGCCGATCACACTTTGCTCGGCCTCGATCGAATGCGGCGGCACCCGCAGGCGGGCTACTTCATCGTCGCGCGGGGCGCCCGGGAACACAGGGCTCTGGAAGACTGCAGACATGGTGGGGAGCATAAGCCGGCCAGGCACCGCAGCCTGTGGACAGACCTGTGCATGACCTGGGGAACTTCAGCGGATAACCAGAAAGCCCTCACCCGCCCGCCGGGCCGCCCCAAGGGCGGGTGCGGCCCCAGGGCCAGAAGGGCCCATCTTCAAGGGCCTGGGGGTAGCGAGCGCAGCGAGCTTGGGGGCTCCATGAAAAAAGGGCCGGCAATAGCCGGCCCTTTTTGACAGCGGTGAACGCTGCGGCGATCAGTCGGTTTCGCCGACGACCACGATGGTGACTTCCGACACCACGTCGGTGTGCGGCGCCACGGCGACGGTGAAGTCGCCGATGGTCTTCAGCGGGCCGTTGGGCAGGCGCACTTGCGACTTGGCGATGTCGAAGCCTTCCTTCTTCAGCGCTTCGGCGATGTCGGCGTTGGTGACCGAACCGAACAGGCGGCCGTCGACGCCGGCCTTCTGCGTGATGCGGACCGACTTGCCGTTGAGCTTGTCGCCCAGGGCTTGAGCGGCGGCCAGCTTCTCGGCGGCAGCCTTCTCGAGCTCGGCGCGGCGGGCTTCGAATTCCTTGATCGCGACTTCGGTCGCGCGGCGGGCGCGCTTGGTCGGGATCAGGTAGTTGCGGGCGTAGCCGTCCTTGACCTTGACGACATCACCGAGGTTGCCCAGGTTGGCAACCTTGTCCAGCAGGATGATTTGCATGGCGGTTTCCTCAGGACTTGTGCTGGTCGCTGTACGGCAGCATGGCCAGGAAACGGGCGCGCTTGATGCACGTCGTCAGCTGGCGCTGGAAGAAGGCGCGCGTGCCGGTCAGGCGGGCGGGCGTGATCTTGCCGTTTTCACCGACGAAGTCGCGCAGCGTGTCGATGTCCTTGTAATCGATCTGCTCGACGCCGGCGACCGTGAAGCGGCAGAACCGCTTGCGGCGGAACAGCAGCGACTGTTGGTTGCGCTTGGGCTTGCGATCCTTGGCCGAACGGCCTTTACCACGTGGCGGGGGCATAGTGACCTCTTTTGAATCTGAATCCGGGATTGAACAGGGGCTCGTCAGTCGAGTGCCGTGATGTGAAACACGACGCCGCGGCCGTTGCGTGCTGCTGCCAGGAAGCCGGCGAAGGTGCGTGTGGCACCCAGTTCCAGCCGACCCAGCGGCTGCGTCACCTCACCGATCGCCACCGAACGCATCTCGAGAGACACCTTGCGGGGGTGGCCGTCTTCGCTGACCTCGGACTCGTGCTTGAGCACCAGGTCCAGGGCCGGCAGGCCGGCGGGGGTGTAGCGCAGCGCGGCACGTTCC encodes the following:
- the dnaB gene encoding replicative DNA helicase, which translates into the protein MSAVFQSPVFPGAPRDDEVARLRVPPHSIEAEQSVIGGLLLDNGAWDRAGDILQETDFYRFEHKAIYGVIGQLINANKPADVITVFEQLQSLGKAEECGGLVYLNALAQSVPSAANLRRYAEIVRERAILRKLIEASDEIATNAFNPQGRAVSQILDEAEGKIFKIGEEGSRTKQGFQSMDHLVMQLIDRVTELAENGAEEVTGVRTGFYDMDRMTAGLQPGDLIILAARPSMGKTAFALNIAEHVAVNEGLPAVVFSMEMGASQLALRMVGSLGRIDQQHLRTGALRDDEWGRLTEAVDKLSKASVFIDETPALNPAELRARARRQARTCGKLGLIVIDYLQLMSGTSSSSEENRATVIGEISRGLKALAKELQCPVIALSQLNRSVETRTDKRPMMSDLRESGAIEQDADVIMFIYRDEYYNKDSKEPGVAEIIIGKQRNGPVGTVKLTFLKPLTKFDNLAPGSASDEY
- the rplI gene encoding 50S ribosomal protein L9; protein product: MQIILLDKVANLGNLGDVVKVKDGYARNYLIPTKRARRATEVAIKEFEARRAELEKAAAEKLAAAQALGDKLNGKSVRITQKAGVDGRLFGSVTNADIAEALKKEGFDIAKSQVRLPNGPLKTIGDFTVAVAPHTDVVSEVTIVVVGETD
- the priB gene encoding primosomal replication protein N; translation: MNRLVLQAQLLERAALRYTPAGLPALDLVLKHESEVSEDGHPRKVSLEMRSVAIGEVTQPLGRLELGATRTFAGFLAAARNGRGVVFHITALD
- the rpsR gene encoding 30S ribosomal protein S18 yields the protein MPPPRGKGRSAKDRKPKRNQQSLLFRRKRFCRFTVAGVEQIDYKDIDTLRDFVGENGKITPARLTGTRAFFQRQLTTCIKRARFLAMLPYSDQHKS